A portion of the Punica granatum isolate Tunisia-2019 chromosome 7, ASM765513v2, whole genome shotgun sequence genome contains these proteins:
- the LOC116214715 gene encoding terminal nucleotidyltransferase 4B isoform X2, whose amino-acid sequence MEASTATPRSCLYETLSPLPLSFSPDSGQSPQPPESPGLYSVFRNEISLSDLHPSSPGAAVAPDFFSLDVEAEPESVEEPASPRSAWEAELKTPAREAELPRLEGSWFRGNSRFKSPMLQLHKEIVDFCDFLSPTPEEQALRNSAVESVFEVIKYIWPNCRVEVFGSFCTGLYLPTSDIDVVIIGSGIKTPQLGLQALSKALSQKGIAIKIQVIAKARVPIIKFVEKKSKVAFDISFDAQNGPVAADYIKVYSGGIGSYALLTMIMALLRNVRASQASPEHNLGVLLVNFFDFYGRKLNTADVGISCRGGGAFYLKSSRGFSSSNFRGWPLISIEDPQAPDNDIGKNSFNYSQIRSAFAMAFSTLTNPKTIMSLGPQRSILGTIIRPDPVLLGRKGGRNGEVTFKSLLPGAGEPVELGLESGQDMFCNWQWDNEEEPLPRGGNLFEPYTELNSSGKRKRKSSTSKKSDKKERVDEDAKVRKRQEESGTKDKTPKNNRKKQKNQPNGSIRYLRAGSL is encoded by the exons ATGGAGGCCTCAACCGCCACACCTCGGAGCTGCCTCTATGAAACCCTAAGCCCACTGCCGTTGTCCTTCTCCCCGGACTCCGGCCAGTCCCCGCAACCTCCGGAGAGCCCCGGGCTCTACTCTGTGTTCCGGAACGAGATCTCGCTCTCCGACCTGCACCCATCTTCCCCCGGCGCCGCCGTCGCGCCAGATTTTTTCTCCCTCGATGTTGAGGCTGAGCCGGAGAGTGTGGAGGAGCCTGCATCTCCGCGTTCGGCTTGGGAAGCCGAGCTGAAGACGCCTGCAAGGGAAGCCGAGCTGCCGAGGTTGGAGGGCTCGTGGTTCAGGGGAAATAGCAGATTCAAGAGTCCTATGCTTCAGTTGCATAAAG AGATAGTCGATTTCTGCGACTTCTTGTCACCAACTCCAGAAGAGCAAGCCCTTCGGAATTCAGCTGTTGAATCTGTATTTGAagttattaaatatatatggcCCAACTGCAGA GTAGAAGTTTTCGGGTCATTCTGCACGGGACTATATCTTCCAACTAGTGATATTGAT GTTGTAATTATAGGTTCAGGTATCAAAACCCCACAACTAGGTTTACAGGCCCTTTCGAAGGCACTATCACAAAAGGGCATTGCTATTAAGATACAG GTGATTGCAAAGGCACGCGTCCCTATCATCAAATTTGTAGAAAAGAAGAGCAAGGTTGCATTTGATATAAG CTTTGATGCGCAAAATGGACCAGTAGCTGCTGATTACATCAAG GTTTATTCTGGTGGAATCGGTTCTTATGCGCTCTTAACCATGATTATGGCATTGTTGCGG AATGTTCGTGCAAGCCAGGCTTCTCCAGAACATAATTTGGGAGTCCTTTTG GTAAACTTCTTTGATTTTTATGGACGCAAGTTGAACACAGCAGATGTTGGTATATCCTGCAGAGGGGGAGGCGCATTTTACTTGAAGAGTAGCAGAGG GTTTTCATCATCAAACTTCAGGGGATGGCCATTAATCTCCATTGAGGACCCACAG GCCCCGGATAATGATATTGGGAAGAACTCCTTTAACTATTCCCAG ATTAGGTCGGCTTTTGCAATGGCGTTCTCTACATTGACGAATCCTAAGACCATCATGAGCCTTGGGCCCCAGAGGAGCATCCTTGGAACTATAATTAGACCGGATCCAGTTTTGCTGGGGAGGAAGGGAGGGCGTAATGGAGAGGTCACTTTCAAGAGCTTGCTTCCCGGTGCTGGAGAACCTGTGGAACTCGGTTTAGAAAGCGGGCAAGACATGTTCTGCAACTGGCAGTGGGATAACGAAGAAGAACCGCTTCCACGAGGAGGCAATCTATTCGAACCTTACACCGAACTGAATTCCTCgggaaagaggaaaagaaaatcatctaCCTCTAAGAAGTCTGATAAGAAGGAGAGAGTGGATGAGGATGCCAAAGTGCGGAAACGCCAAGAAGAAAGTGGCACAAAGGATAAGACCCCGAAAAATAACAGGAAGAAACAAAAGAATCAACCGAACGGTAGTATCAGATATCTCCGGGCTGGTTCCTTGTAG
- the LOC116214715 gene encoding terminal nucleotidyltransferase 4B isoform X1 has protein sequence MEASTATPRSCLYETLSPLPLSFSPDSGQSPQPPESPGLYSVFRNEISLSDLHPSSPGAAVAPDFFSLDVEAEPESVEEPASPRSAWEAELKTPAREAELPRLEGSWFRGNSRFKSPMLQLHKEIVDFCDFLSPTPEEQALRNSAVESVFEVIKYIWPNCRVEVFGSFCTGLYLPTSDIDVVIIGSGIKTPQLGLQALSKALSQKGIAIKIQVIAKARVPIIKFVEKKSKVAFDISFDAQNGPVAADYIKDVISKFPPLRPLCLILKVFLQQRELNEVYSGGIGSYALLTMIMALLRNVRASQASPEHNLGVLLVNFFDFYGRKLNTADVGISCRGGGAFYLKSSRGFSSSNFRGWPLISIEDPQAPDNDIGKNSFNYSQIRSAFAMAFSTLTNPKTIMSLGPQRSILGTIIRPDPVLLGRKGGRNGEVTFKSLLPGAGEPVELGLESGQDMFCNWQWDNEEEPLPRGGNLFEPYTELNSSGKRKRKSSTSKKSDKKERVDEDAKVRKRQEESGTKDKTPKNNRKKQKNQPNGSIRYLRAGSL, from the exons ATGGAGGCCTCAACCGCCACACCTCGGAGCTGCCTCTATGAAACCCTAAGCCCACTGCCGTTGTCCTTCTCCCCGGACTCCGGCCAGTCCCCGCAACCTCCGGAGAGCCCCGGGCTCTACTCTGTGTTCCGGAACGAGATCTCGCTCTCCGACCTGCACCCATCTTCCCCCGGCGCCGCCGTCGCGCCAGATTTTTTCTCCCTCGATGTTGAGGCTGAGCCGGAGAGTGTGGAGGAGCCTGCATCTCCGCGTTCGGCTTGGGAAGCCGAGCTGAAGACGCCTGCAAGGGAAGCCGAGCTGCCGAGGTTGGAGGGCTCGTGGTTCAGGGGAAATAGCAGATTCAAGAGTCCTATGCTTCAGTTGCATAAAG AGATAGTCGATTTCTGCGACTTCTTGTCACCAACTCCAGAAGAGCAAGCCCTTCGGAATTCAGCTGTTGAATCTGTATTTGAagttattaaatatatatggcCCAACTGCAGA GTAGAAGTTTTCGGGTCATTCTGCACGGGACTATATCTTCCAACTAGTGATATTGAT GTTGTAATTATAGGTTCAGGTATCAAAACCCCACAACTAGGTTTACAGGCCCTTTCGAAGGCACTATCACAAAAGGGCATTGCTATTAAGATACAG GTGATTGCAAAGGCACGCGTCCCTATCATCAAATTTGTAGAAAAGAAGAGCAAGGTTGCATTTGATATAAG CTTTGATGCGCAAAATGGACCAGTAGCTGCTGATTACATCAAG GATGTTATATCTAAGTTCCCTCCATTGCGACCACTTTGTCTCATCTTGAAAGTATTTTTGCAGCAGAGGGAATTGAATGAG GTTTATTCTGGTGGAATCGGTTCTTATGCGCTCTTAACCATGATTATGGCATTGTTGCGG AATGTTCGTGCAAGCCAGGCTTCTCCAGAACATAATTTGGGAGTCCTTTTG GTAAACTTCTTTGATTTTTATGGACGCAAGTTGAACACAGCAGATGTTGGTATATCCTGCAGAGGGGGAGGCGCATTTTACTTGAAGAGTAGCAGAGG GTTTTCATCATCAAACTTCAGGGGATGGCCATTAATCTCCATTGAGGACCCACAG GCCCCGGATAATGATATTGGGAAGAACTCCTTTAACTATTCCCAG ATTAGGTCGGCTTTTGCAATGGCGTTCTCTACATTGACGAATCCTAAGACCATCATGAGCCTTGGGCCCCAGAGGAGCATCCTTGGAACTATAATTAGACCGGATCCAGTTTTGCTGGGGAGGAAGGGAGGGCGTAATGGAGAGGTCACTTTCAAGAGCTTGCTTCCCGGTGCTGGAGAACCTGTGGAACTCGGTTTAGAAAGCGGGCAAGACATGTTCTGCAACTGGCAGTGGGATAACGAAGAAGAACCGCTTCCACGAGGAGGCAATCTATTCGAACCTTACACCGAACTGAATTCCTCgggaaagaggaaaagaaaatcatctaCCTCTAAGAAGTCTGATAAGAAGGAGAGAGTGGATGAGGATGCCAAAGTGCGGAAACGCCAAGAAGAAAGTGGCACAAAGGATAAGACCCCGAAAAATAACAGGAAGAAACAAAAGAATCAACCGAACGGTAGTATCAGATATCTCCGGGCTGGTTCCTTGTAG